One region of Salinibacterium sp. TMP30 genomic DNA includes:
- the secG gene encoding preprotein translocase subunit SecG, producing MEILQVVLQVLLGITSLLLTLLILLHRGRGGGLSDMFGGGVTSNLGASGVAERNLNRITVILGVVWISCIVVLGLITKFDGA from the coding sequence ATTCTCCAGGTTGTGTTGCAGGTCTTGCTCGGTATTACGAGCTTGTTGCTCACACTTCTTATCTTGCTTCACCGTGGTCGCGGTGGAGGCCTCTCCGATATGTTCGGTGGGGGAGTAACGTCCAACCTCGGTGCATCGGGTGTTGCTGAACGCAACTTGAACCGCATCACGGTGATCCTCGGAGTCGTGTGGATCAGCTGCATCGTTGTTCTTGGACTCATCACCAAGTTTGACGGCGCGTAA
- a CDS encoding RNA polymerase-binding protein RbpA, whose protein sequence is MASGGSAIRGSRVGAGPMGEQDRGFHAERIQVSYWDALGNETVRFFAANLPDEEIPETIDCPSSGLPAGRDKENPPSVAKLEPYKTHLAYVKERRSDDEAAELLEEALVQLRTRRGTAGS, encoded by the coding sequence GTGGCATCAGGCGGTAGTGCAATTCGCGGATCGCGCGTTGGCGCGGGTCCCATGGGCGAACAAGATCGTGGCTTTCATGCCGAGCGCATTCAGGTTTCCTACTGGGATGCGTTGGGCAATGAGACGGTGCGTTTCTTTGCGGCCAACCTTCCCGACGAGGAGATCCCCGAGACGATAGATTGCCCGTCGTCCGGGCTTCCTGCTGGCCGCGATAAGGAGAACCCTCCTTCGGTGGCAAAGCTCGAGCCATACAAGACTCATCTTGCCTATGTAAAAGAGCGCCGTAGTGACGACGAGGCAGCTGAATTGCTTGAAGAAGCACTCGTGCAGCTGCGCACTCGTCGAGGAACAGCTGGTTCCTAA
- the pgl gene encoding 6-phosphogluconolactonase: MSNERRAIVHSTKPELAKAVAKRFLSKVPHIISEFDEATVVLTGGTMGQAVLEAINGSPKRDAVDWSRVNFWWGDERWLPAGDAERNDVQAREALLDHVAVDPARVHPFASSDAGVSLDDAAESYTQELLSHAARSGKYPNFDIVFLGVGPDGHIASLFPEREGIRETERTVIAVRNSPKPPIERLSLTLPVLNSSVRIWAVVAGSDKASALGLTLAGASYNEVPAAGLEGRRKTLFFVDSDAAAQVPDSLIDPGEFWTSADSTDEH; the protein is encoded by the coding sequence GTGAGCAACGAGCGACGAGCGATAGTCCATTCGACCAAGCCAGAGCTGGCCAAGGCCGTAGCAAAGCGGTTTCTCTCGAAGGTTCCACACATCATCTCAGAGTTCGATGAAGCGACTGTGGTGCTCACCGGTGGGACAATGGGCCAAGCAGTCCTTGAAGCGATCAACGGTTCCCCCAAGCGTGACGCGGTCGACTGGTCGCGGGTCAACTTCTGGTGGGGCGACGAGCGGTGGTTGCCTGCGGGCGACGCTGAGCGCAACGATGTGCAAGCACGAGAGGCATTGCTTGACCACGTGGCAGTAGACCCCGCACGAGTCCATCCCTTTGCCTCATCAGATGCCGGGGTTAGCCTGGATGACGCGGCAGAGTCCTACACGCAAGAGTTGTTGAGCCACGCCGCACGTTCTGGCAAGTACCCCAATTTCGACATCGTTTTTCTCGGTGTCGGGCCCGACGGACATATCGCGTCCCTCTTCCCCGAACGCGAAGGAATTCGGGAGACGGAACGCACGGTCATCGCAGTTCGCAACTCCCCCAAGCCACCGATCGAGCGACTCAGCTTGACCCTGCCGGTGCTCAACTCATCAGTGCGCATCTGGGCTGTGGTTGCCGGTAGCGACAAGGCATCGGCTCTGGGCCTGACGTTAGCCGGAGCCAGCTACAACGAGGTGCCGGCCGCAGGGCTTGAGGGGCGCCGTAAGACTCTGTTCTTTGTGGACTCGGATGCCGCGGCACAGGTTCCCGACTCCCTGATCGATCCAGGAGAGTTCTGGACGAGCGCAGACTCGACCGACGAACACTAG